The following nucleotide sequence is from Candidatus Neomarinimicrobiota bacterium.
TTGAGTGAATCACTCTCTGTTATCCTAGTTTCACCTGTGCTTACACGAGTCAACACCTGATTTAGCTTATAGGCACTCATGCGACACCCTCCTTTGGTAATATTGTCTGCCACTGCTTGTCTATTTCATCAATGAGACTGGACTCATCTTTAATTTGCAGACCTGATTTTTCCTGTAAAATTCTGACTTTTTTTGATTGATAGTTGAGGGTCAATTCTTCACCATAGAATTTACCCCGACCAATTGAACCACCGCCACCTAAAGCCAATTCACCGGTCCATAAATCTTTGATAACCTGTAGGATCAAAGCAAGCTCTACAGGGTCAGCTTGATTTATCCTTAACTTTAGATCTATATAAGTCTTGCCATCACTCCAAAGTGGTAATTCAGAAAAAAGAGCACCATCCATAACTCCTCCGGTAAATTGATCCACCCTGATCCGGGTTTGCTTTTCTAAATGACCTCCCTGAATAATGGATTCTGAGACACGAAGTTTACCTTTGAGGGCAATATCTTTCTGCTCCTCCTTACCATCCTGTGCTCTTTTTGATGTTTCAACAATACCAAACAAATTATTCTCAAGTGTGACTCTATCTTTAATGTCACAGGTATTTAAAATCTTCCTGGCCCGATGACGAAACACCCCTCGGATAGATGACCCAGGGATAATATTTTTTCCATTGGACTGCATTTGCTCAGAATCAATATTCTCGTCTTCACCTGTATAATCTTGTTTAACCAGAATTGAGTCTTGCAGAAAAAATCGGCCCTGTATGGTGGCAAGCCCATTTTTTGCTTCAAAACAGTCACCCTTTTCTACTGTAAGAGATTCATCAGGTTTCCGGCTCCCTGTAAACCACCAAGCAGCATCTCCGGGAAATTCCAGGTGTTTCCATTTTACCGGGGAAAGTTCAACCTTTCCAAATCCTATTACAGATTGAGCACCAACAGAGATGTGTCCATTTTGTAATTCATTTATAAGGGTTTTTACAAATTTTACCAATGCATTGGTTTGGTCTTTATAAGCCTCTCTTATGACCAACTCAAACCCAAAGTCAAACATATTATTTGCAGCTAACAATTCAAAATCATGAAGCGATTTATCCTCTGTTGCACCTGTTTTCTGGTTGATCCGGGTACTTGTTCGAATCTCCATTTTCGCGGCATGCATAAGCGGTAAATCATAGCTAATAAAAGCGCTTTGATAAGCTGTTTTGGAGCTATCATCACCTTCTGACCCAAAGATTATTTCCAGTAGTTTTTCATCCATATCTTTAAAATTTTGCCGGAAATGATCCTTGGCAGCTCCTGTCCAGGAAGTGCCTGGGATATAGGGCTTTCCGGATCCATCAAGCACCAAATCACTATCTGTTTTGTCATCGGTACCAGCACCGATCCTCAAAGGAGCTGTGTTCACCAATGTTCCAGAGACCAGTATTCTGCCCGTAATTTCTGCTCCCATATTCTTCACATTCATGCTTGCTTACCTTTCAAATGCTTCGTGAGCAATGTTCCCCAATAACTTTTCCATGCAAACTCTCTATACTGATCCAATGGTAGCGATAATGCTTTAGCGGATTCTTGTAAAAAGACACTCTCTGAGACACCAATCTCATCTAGAATGCGTTCATGGAAAACCTTGGCATCTTTCAAAACATCAAATAGATATTTACCATCCAGTTTGACGCGTTTAAGATGAGTCGCTCGTCCTTTATCAACAGTTTTGCCATCCTCTTTTTGGGTTTGAGATAATTCAATATACCGGGCTATTTCACCTAGTGAATCTTTACTTTTAAAAAGATCTCGTAAATCCACTGTTAAGCTATGCGGTAAGGTCGGCTGCAGAGCTGCTTCAAGAGCTACTCGTTCTGCAAGGAGCTTCACTTCACGTTGAGCCACGTTTTTGTATACGGCCAGGAAAGCTTCAGGGGGACTACCTTCAGGCATCTTTTTAATTGCAGGTTTTGCTGAGGCATTCAAGTGATCAACCTGGATGGACTCTATACTGACCTCACCATAACCTTCATTCCGCCGATGCCCCAATCCATGGAATAACAACTGATCGATACCCTTCCTTGATATACCATGTCCAGCAGCAATCTTAAAAACCGAGCCTGCTTCAAGTGCAGCTTCAGAAGGTCGCTTTAGTCCCCACATACGGTTAAAGGTTTCAATGCTTGTATTACGAACAAGCAACTGCTCACATTCCAGGGGGGCTGAAAGCTCACATTGCTTCTGGATTGTCAGGGCAACATCCTGCCATTGTGTTGAGGGATGTCCAAATTTATTATGGATAAGAGCAGGGCTTTTCAGGCTCAGTGTAAATGACTGATCAGAAAAATCGTCTTGACCCGGAGTAATCTCCCTGACATTCATGACCTCTATGGAAGCTGATCCATACTGAGCCGTTTTTGAACGACCCAAATGGACGTTTGAATCAGCTATTATCAGCTCCTTCAAAACCTCAATATCATCGTCTGATCCAATAACCTCACCCAGAAATTGCTGGCCAGAGGCTAGACCTGTATAGGTAAAAATACCACCTGACAATGATCTGCCCGCCAATCGTTCCGCCCCTCGGGATGTGTGAAAACTTGTCATCATTTTTGGCAGACCGACATGATGGCTGCTGATGTATCTCCTTTTGTATTTTGCAGGATTGCTTGGATTAGTTTCGAAAACATCCAGATAAGGTTTTTTAGCCGATTTTTCCTGGTGAATATGCAGGGGCATCACCTGTGAGCGACTGTTCATGATCTTGAGGGTTGCCTGCCTGTAGGAAATGGCATCACTTAGAAACAGCCGCTTGAACTGCTCATCCTGATGCGCCATCTTGCCTAATACGTGGTTTTTAACATATCGGCCTGCCAAAACGCCCAGGATACTGCTTCCGGGAATATGGTCAAATGATTCCAGGTGATTTCCACTTGCCGTGGTCCGACTCATGATTAATGGGGTAATTGC
It contains:
- a CDS encoding RAMP superfamily CRISPR-associated protein, translating into MNVKNMGAEITGRILVSGTLVNTAPLRIGAGTDDKTDSDLVLDGSGKPYIPGTSWTGAAKDHFRQNFKDMDEKLLEIIFGSEGDDSSKTAYQSAFISYDLPLMHAAKMEIRTSTRINQKTGATEDKSLHDFELLAANNMFDFGFELVIREAYKDQTNALVKFVKTLINELQNGHISVGAQSVIGFGKVELSPVKWKHLEFPGDAAWWFTGSRKPDESLTVEKGDCFEAKNGLATIQGRFFLQDSILVKQDYTGEDENIDSEQMQSNGKNIIPGSSIRGVFRHRARKILNTCDIKDRVTLENNLFGIVETSKRAQDGKEEQKDIALKGKLRVSESIIQGGHLEKQTRIRVDQFTGGVMDGALFSELPLWSDGKTYIDLKLRINQADPVELALILQVIKDLWTGELALGGGGSIGRGKFYGEELTLNYQSKKVRILQEKSGLQIKDESSLIDEIDKQWQTILPKEGVA